Proteins encoded in a region of the Gallalistipes aquisgranensis genome:
- the thrC gene encoding threonine synthase, with the protein MLYYSTGKNAPDATLAEAVTRGLAPDRGLYMPRRIERLPDSFFAGIDRLSFHEIACRVAEAFFGEDIPREELDRIVCDTLSFDTPVVKVRESIWALELFHGPTLAFKDVGARFMARMLAHFIARSGRREKVTVLVATSGDTGSAVANGFLGVEGIDVVVLYPKGKVSEIQEKQFATLGRNITALEVDGTFDDCQRLVKSAFLDGDLTRRLTLTSANSINVARFLPQSFYYFHAYARMKRAGAADRLVVCVPSGNFGNITAGLFAARMGLPVARFIAANNRNDIFLQYLETGVYAPRPSVATVANAMDVGDPSNFARILDLYDGDWQTIRSEISGYRYDDDRIRAAVARVDRECGYLLDPHGACGYLALEEGLKPGETGLFLETAHPAKFRDTVEPVIGRSVEIPERLRRFMEGEKLSVGISADFGDFKDYLLSR; encoded by the coding sequence ATGTTGTATTACAGTACAGGTAAAAATGCGCCCGACGCCACGCTGGCCGAGGCCGTAACGCGGGGGCTCGCACCCGATCGGGGTCTCTATATGCCCCGCCGGATCGAACGCCTGCCCGATTCCTTCTTCGCAGGAATCGACCGTCTTTCGTTCCATGAAATCGCCTGCCGGGTGGCGGAAGCCTTTTTCGGGGAGGACATTCCCCGGGAGGAACTCGACCGGATCGTCTGCGATACGCTTTCGTTCGATACTCCCGTGGTGAAGGTGAGAGAAAGTATCTGGGCGCTTGAATTGTTCCACGGTCCCACGTTGGCCTTCAAGGATGTCGGGGCCCGTTTCATGGCCCGGATGCTGGCGCATTTCATCGCCCGGTCGGGACGGAGGGAGAAAGTTACCGTGCTGGTGGCCACATCGGGCGATACGGGAAGTGCCGTGGCCAACGGTTTCCTCGGGGTGGAGGGAATCGACGTGGTGGTGCTCTATCCCAAGGGGAAGGTGAGCGAAATCCAGGAGAAACAGTTCGCCACGCTCGGCCGGAACATTACGGCCCTGGAGGTGGACGGCACGTTCGACGACTGTCAGCGGTTGGTCAAAAGCGCTTTCCTGGACGGAGACCTTACGCGCCGGCTGACCCTCACTTCGGCCAATTCGATCAACGTGGCCCGCTTCCTTCCCCAGTCCTTCTACTATTTCCATGCCTATGCCCGGATGAAACGGGCGGGGGCGGCGGACCGTCTCGTCGTCTGCGTACCCAGCGGCAATTTCGGAAACATCACGGCCGGATTGTTCGCCGCACGCATGGGGCTGCCCGTGGCCCGTTTTATCGCGGCCAACAACCGGAACGACATCTTCCTGCAATATCTCGAAACGGGAGTCTACGCTCCCCGGCCTTCGGTAGCGACCGTGGCCAACGCCATGGATGTGGGCGATCCGAGCAATTTCGCCCGTATTCTCGATCTCTACGACGGTGACTGGCAGACGATCCGGTCGGAGATTTCGGGATACCGCTACGATGACGACCGGATACGGGCCGCTGTCGCCCGGGTAGACAGGGAGTGCGGTTATCTGCTCGACCCGCACGGCGCCTGCGGTTATCTGGCTCTGGAAGAGGGGCTGAAACCGGGAGAGACGGGGCTGTTCCTCGAAACGGCCCATCCTGCCAAATTCCGCGATACGGTGGAGCCCGTGATCGGCCGGAGCGTGGAGATTCCCGAGCGGTTGCGCCGTTTTATGGAGGGGGAGAAACTCTCCGTCGGAATATCTGCGGATTTCGGGGATTTCAAAGACTATCTGCTTTCCCGATAA
- a CDS encoding CYTH domain-containing protein: MNQETERKFLISGDYKSHVSHSIRIVQGYLCSVPERSVRVRIADDKGFLTVKGAGNASGTTRFEWEHPIPVADAEALLPLCETGSIDKIRHFVPFGGHTFEVDEFFGENEGLTMAEIELTDENEPFDRPEWLGKEVTGDKRYYNAYLCRKPYTKW, from the coding sequence ATGAACCAGGAAACAGAGCGGAAATTTCTGATCTCGGGCGACTACAAAAGCCACGTTTCCCACAGCATCCGCATCGTGCAGGGCTATCTCTGCTCGGTTCCGGAACGCTCGGTACGTGTACGGATCGCCGACGACAAAGGCTTCCTGACGGTCAAAGGGGCGGGAAACGCATCGGGGACCACCCGGTTCGAATGGGAGCACCCGATCCCGGTCGCGGATGCCGAAGCGCTGCTGCCTCTTTGCGAGACGGGGTCGATCGACAAGATCCGCCATTTCGTCCCGTTCGGAGGTCACACGTTCGAAGTGGATGAATTCTTCGGAGAGAACGAGGGGCTCACAATGGCGGAGATCGAACTGACCGACGAAAACGAACCGTTCGACAGACCGGAATGGCTGGGCAAAGAGGTCACGGGAGACAAACGCTACTACAACGCCTATCTCTGCCGGAAACCCTACACGAAATGGTGA
- a CDS encoding cofactor-independent phosphoglycerate mutase encodes MKYIIILGDGMADDPVGSPGGRTPMQAAETPWMDRLAREGRTGMLHTVPEGFHPGSEIANLSVLGYDVAKVFEGRGSLEAASMGVPIAEGEMAMRCNLICVEEGRIKNHSAGHIANAEAHELIAFLQRELGGDRVGFFPGVSYRHLLKMKGGDKRLVCTPPHDVPGVPFADVMIRPEVGEARGTADFLNDLILRSQELLAAHPVNVRRRAEGKDPANSIWLWSPGYRPRMETLSEKYGFAGGSVISAVDLIKGIGIYAGLKSIDVEGATGLYDTNYEGKAAAAIGALRRDDFVFLHIEASDEAGHEGDYELKKTTVEYLDLRAVGPVVEAVLGMGEPVRIAVLPDHPTPCRLRTHTSDPVPFLIWGAGIEPDGVERFDELSVRDGGFGEIEGSHFMDILTGK; translated from the coding sequence ATGAAATACATCATCATACTGGGTGACGGCATGGCCGACGATCCGGTCGGATCGCCCGGCGGCCGCACGCCGATGCAGGCGGCCGAAACGCCGTGGATGGACCGTCTGGCCCGCGAGGGGCGGACGGGAATGTTGCACACCGTTCCCGAAGGGTTCCATCCGGGCAGCGAGATCGCCAACCTTTCGGTGTTGGGATACGATGTGGCGAAGGTGTTCGAGGGACGCGGCTCGCTCGAAGCGGCCAGCATGGGCGTGCCGATCGCGGAGGGGGAGATGGCCATGCGCTGCAATCTGATCTGTGTCGAAGAGGGCCGGATCAAAAATCATTCGGCCGGCCATATCGCGAATGCCGAAGCGCACGAACTGATCGCTTTCCTGCAACGGGAGTTGGGCGGTGACCGGGTCGGTTTCTTCCCGGGAGTCTCCTACCGGCACCTGCTGAAAATGAAGGGGGGAGACAAGCGTCTCGTCTGTACGCCGCCGCACGATGTGCCCGGCGTTCCGTTCGCCGATGTCATGATCCGTCCGGAGGTCGGAGAGGCCCGCGGAACGGCCGATTTTCTGAATGATTTGATTCTTCGCTCCCAGGAGTTGCTGGCCGCTCATCCCGTGAACGTGAGGCGGAGGGCCGAGGGAAAGGACCCCGCCAATTCAATCTGGCTCTGGTCCCCGGGTTACCGGCCCCGGATGGAAACCCTCTCCGAAAAGTACGGTTTCGCCGGTGGTTCGGTCATTTCGGCGGTCGATCTGATCAAGGGGATCGGTATTTATGCCGGTCTGAAGTCGATCGACGTGGAGGGCGCTACGGGGCTGTACGATACGAATTACGAGGGAAAGGCCGCAGCGGCCATCGGAGCGCTTCGCCGGGACGATTTCGTATTCCTGCATATCGAGGCCAGCGATGAAGCGGGCCACGAAGGGGATTACGAGTTGAAAAAGACGACGGTGGAGTATCTGGACCTCCGCGCCGTGGGACCCGTGGTGGAGGCGGTGCTGGGGATGGGTGAACCGGTGCGCATTGCTGTATTGCCCGATCATCCTACGCCCTGTCGGTTGCGGACCCATACATCCGACCCGGTGCCTTTCCTGATCTGGGGGGCGGGGATCGAGCCGGACGGCGTGGAACGTTTCGATGAACTTTCCGTGCGGGACGGAGGGTTTGGGGAGATCGAAGGCTCCCACTTTATGGATATTCTGACCGGAAAATAG
- the purT gene encoding formate-dependent phosphoribosylglycinamide formyltransferase — protein MVKIGTPFTSVGRKALLCGAGELGKEVAIELQRFGVEVVALDKYENAPAMQVAHRSYVVSMLDGKSLREIIEREKPDYIIPEIEAIATDTLVELEKEGFNVIPTARATRLTMNREGIRRLAAEELGLPTSPYRFASTREEFDRAVAEIGYPCVVKPVMSSSGHGQSVVRGPEDTARAWAYSQEGGRAGAGKVIVEGFVRFDYEITLLTVRHAGGTSFLEPIGHHQEDGDYRESWQPQPMTPQAREQAREIARKVTDALGGRGLFGVELFVQGDRVIFSEVSPRPHDTGMVTMISQDLSEFALHVRAVLGLPIPDIAFHGPSASRAVVVEGNSNRVEFANLDHVLSEPETQMRIFGKPEVQGHRRMAVLLARGKDVREAREKTERMMAKLQVNIYDRE, from the coding sequence ATGGTGAAAATAGGCACCCCATTCACGTCCGTCGGACGCAAGGCACTGCTTTGCGGAGCGGGCGAACTGGGCAAAGAGGTCGCCATCGAACTCCAACGTTTCGGAGTGGAGGTCGTGGCGCTGGACAAATACGAAAACGCACCCGCCATGCAGGTCGCCCACCGCTCTTACGTGGTGTCCATGCTCGATGGCAAAAGCCTGCGGGAGATCATCGAAAGGGAAAAACCCGACTACATCATTCCCGAAATCGAGGCGATCGCCACCGACACACTCGTCGAGCTGGAGAAGGAAGGATTCAATGTCATTCCGACGGCCCGGGCCACCCGGCTCACCATGAACCGGGAGGGTATCCGCAGGCTGGCAGCCGAAGAATTGGGCCTGCCCACATCGCCCTACCGTTTCGCCTCCACACGGGAGGAATTCGACCGGGCGGTCGCCGAGATCGGCTATCCCTGTGTGGTCAAACCGGTGATGAGTTCGTCGGGCCACGGACAAAGCGTGGTCAGGGGACCTGAAGACACGGCCCGGGCATGGGCCTATTCCCAGGAAGGGGGACGTGCCGGAGCCGGCAAGGTGATCGTGGAGGGATTCGTCAGATTCGACTACGAAATCACGCTGCTCACCGTGCGCCATGCAGGAGGCACGTCGTTCCTGGAACCAATCGGACACCATCAGGAAGACGGCGACTACCGCGAATCGTGGCAGCCGCAGCCCATGACCCCTCAGGCACGGGAGCAGGCCAGAGAAATCGCCCGCAAGGTGACCGATGCGCTGGGAGGCCGGGGACTGTTCGGGGTGGAGCTTTTCGTACAGGGCGACCGGGTGATCTTCAGCGAGGTATCCCCCCGTCCGCACGACACGGGCATGGTGACGATGATCTCACAGGACCTTTCGGAATTCGCCCTGCACGTGCGTGCCGTGCTCGGCCTGCCGATACCCGACATCGCGTTCCATGGACCTTCGGCCTCGCGTGCAGTGGTCGTGGAGGGCAACTCGAACCGGGTGGAGTTCGCCAATCTGGACCATGTGCTGTCCGAACCGGAGACGCAAATGCGTATTTTCGGCAAACCGGAAGTACAGGGGCACCGCCGCATGGCCGTTCTGCTGGCCCGGGGGAAAGACGTGCGGGAAGCCCGGGAAAAGACGGAACGTATGATGGCAAAACTGCAGGTAAATATCTACGATAGGGAATAA
- a CDS encoding MFS transporter, which translates to MNACANLASGGPADGLPVPRRYWAILAIAMGITLSVLDGAIANVALPTIASDLNASPATSIWVVNAYQLATVVSLLSLSALGDMIGYRKIYVSGLVVFTLASLACTLSRSLAALTLARMLQGFGSAAIASVNTSLIRVIYPRHFLGRGMGINALVVAVSSAAGPTVAAGVLSVASWPWLFAVNLPVGVAAFVLSRRFLPDNPVKVKGRHFDWRDGVLNALTFGLLIASIEGYAHGMGVGHIVPGIAGACVVGYFFVRRQLHSPFPILPLDLLRIPIFSLSILTSVCSFLAQMLAMVSLPFFLQGVLGRDEVGTGLLMTAWPVAIVFTAPVAGLLVERVHAGILGAVGLSIFAAGLFCTACLPAVPTDGAILWRLALCGLGFGLFQSPNNSIIISSAPAGRSGGASGMLATARLLGQTTGAALVALFFHLFPAEGMHVCLFVGGTLAGIGAVVSSLRISQPLPEALRRPGK; encoded by the coding sequence ATGAATGCGTGTGCGAATCTTGCTTCGGGCGGACCTGCGGACGGTCTGCCTGTCCCCCGGCGCTATTGGGCGATTCTCGCCATTGCGATGGGGATCACGCTTTCCGTGCTCGACGGGGCGATCGCCAATGTGGCCCTGCCGACCATCGCATCCGATCTGAATGCCAGCCCTGCCACCTCCATTTGGGTGGTGAACGCCTACCAGTTGGCTACGGTGGTCTCGCTGCTGTCGCTCTCTGCGCTGGGCGACATGATCGGGTACCGGAAAATCTATGTTTCCGGACTGGTCGTCTTCACCCTTGCCTCGCTGGCCTGTACCTTGTCGCGCTCGCTGGCGGCGCTCACGCTGGCCCGGATGCTGCAGGGGTTCGGTTCGGCGGCCATCGCCAGCGTCAACACCTCCCTGATCCGCGTTATCTATCCCCGGCACTTTCTGGGACGGGGAATGGGGATCAATGCATTGGTCGTGGCTGTCTCTTCGGCAGCAGGGCCCACGGTGGCCGCCGGAGTGCTCTCCGTCGCCTCGTGGCCGTGGCTTTTCGCCGTCAATCTGCCGGTGGGGGTTGCCGCGTTTGTGTTGAGTCGCCGGTTCCTGCCCGATAATCCCGTAAAAGTGAAAGGACGGCATTTCGACTGGCGGGACGGTGTGCTCAATGCCCTTACGTTCGGTCTGCTGATCGCTTCCATCGAAGGGTACGCCCATGGAATGGGTGTCGGACATATCGTTCCCGGAATCGCAGGAGCGTGTGTCGTGGGATATTTTTTCGTCCGCCGTCAGTTGCATAGTCCGTTTCCGATTCTGCCGCTCGATCTGCTGAGAATACCGATTTTCTCGCTCTCCATCCTCACTTCGGTCTGCTCGTTCCTGGCCCAGATGCTGGCGATGGTCTCCCTGCCGTTTTTCCTTCAGGGGGTGCTCGGGCGGGACGAGGTCGGCACGGGATTGCTGATGACGGCGTGGCCCGTGGCGATCGTGTTCACGGCTCCCGTGGCCGGTTTGCTCGTGGAACGCGTACATGCGGGAATTTTAGGGGCCGTCGGGCTGTCGATCTTCGCAGCCGGGCTGTTCTGCACCGCCTGCCTGCCCGCCGTTCCGACCGACGGGGCGATTCTCTGGCGGCTGGCTCTGTGCGGATTGGGTTTCGGGTTGTTCCAGTCGCCGAACAACAGCATCATCATCTCGTCGGCGCCGGCCGGCCGTAGCGGAGGGGCGAGCGGCATGCTGGCCACGGCGCGTCTGCTGGGGCAGACCACGGGAGCCGCGCTGGTTGCCCTCTTTTTTCATCTGTTCCCTGCGGAGGGCATGCATGTGTGCCTGTTCGTAGGAGGAACGCTGGCCGGGATCGGGGCTGTGGTCAGCAGTCTCCGGATCTCGCAGCCCCTGCCCGAGGCGTTGAGACGTCCCGGGAAATGA
- a CDS encoding mechanosensitive ion channel family protein has protein sequence MSLLSSAYSFILAQSATVPELKVVPDSVRKAEFEQKLEKLSSMSVEDIIQMVTRNVVEIALKILVALVIYFIGRWLIRAVRRFLARLFEKREVDVSLRSFLQSFVQISLTLFLIIIIVGILGIDTTSFVALFASAGLAVGMALSGTLQNFAGGVMILILKPYRVGDYIEAQGQSGTVKEIRLFNTVLNTVDNKTIIIPNGGISTGIVNNYSKEERRRVDWMFGIAYGDSYDEAKAILTDLLEKDPRVQKDPAYFIALHSLGDSSVNIVVRAWTATPDYWSVYFDLNEKVYKTFAEKGISIPFPQMDVHLSQEAPKA, from the coding sequence ATGTCCCTACTCTCCTCCGCCTATTCGTTCATTCTGGCACAGTCCGCCACCGTACCGGAACTCAAAGTCGTGCCCGATTCGGTGCGCAAGGCCGAATTCGAACAAAAACTGGAAAAGCTCTCCAGCATGTCCGTGGAAGACATCATACAGATGGTTACGCGCAACGTCGTGGAGATCGCGCTGAAAATCCTCGTGGCCCTGGTCATCTACTTCATCGGCCGCTGGCTGATCCGGGCCGTACGCAGGTTTTTGGCCCGGCTGTTCGAAAAACGGGAGGTGGACGTATCCCTGCGGTCGTTCCTGCAAAGTTTCGTACAGATTTCGCTGACGCTCTTCCTTATCATCATTATCGTCGGCATTCTGGGAATCGACACCACCTCGTTCGTCGCCCTCTTCGCTTCGGCAGGTCTGGCCGTCGGTATGGCCCTAAGCGGAACACTCCAGAACTTCGCGGGCGGAGTGATGATCCTCATTCTGAAACCCTACCGGGTCGGCGACTACATCGAGGCACAGGGACAGAGCGGCACGGTCAAGGAGATACGGCTTTTCAACACGGTGCTCAACACGGTGGACAACAAGACCATCATCATCCCCAACGGAGGCATCTCCACGGGCATCGTCAACAACTACTCCAAAGAGGAACGGCGCCGGGTGGACTGGATGTTCGGCATCGCCTACGGGGACAGCTACGACGAAGCCAAAGCCATCCTGACCGACCTGCTGGAAAAAGACCCGCGCGTACAGAAAGACCCGGCCTATTTCATCGCCCTGCACAGCCTGGGCGACAGCTCGGTCAACATCGTCGTCCGGGCCTGGACCGCCACACCGGACTACTGGAGCGTCTATTTCGACCTGAACGAGAAAGTCTACAAAACCTTCGCGGAAAAGGGAATCAGCATTCCGTTCCCGCAAATGGACGTCCACCTGTCGCAGGAGGCTCCGAAAGCCTGA